The genomic window CCTGCAGCGATGTCTGGTGGCAGCTCCTCACCCTGCTGTTGAAACAGAAAAATCAGAGCACTCTCCATcaccttcatctttttcttatctGCTGTTGCCTCATCCTCCATCGCCTTTCTCTTCAACTTCTTGCCTTCCAGCTCTGCCTGCAGTTCAAACAGCTTCCTCTGGGTCTCTCCTCTAGCTGGACTCCGTTGCCCAGCGCATGTGAATTCGGACCGAAAAGTTGACTAGGAGTCGGTCCGAAACCCACACCACGCACTCTTCCCAGTTTCTCTTTTCCAAAAACCTGAGCAATAGAATCATTTTGAGACAACACTCTAGCAGAGGCATCCACTTGCTCAATCTTCTCAATTCTTTCCTACATTCACAAATTAGCAAATACAATCATGTTGTGGATAGGTCCATCTCATGTCAAGAACACGCCAAACAGGAACATTAATTATATCACTTTCATCACAGTAAAATAGACACAAATGTTACGATAAAAATTGGGGCGCAACAGATAacaacataaaacaactaaaatggAGCATTTGTTTCATAGGACGCCAACcactataaaaagaaataaatgataAGTGAAACTGAATCATTTAAATTCTACCCCAACTGTCTCTAAGTTACATCGAAGTTGAAAATGTCTAGAAACATAACAAGGTAAATCTGTAACAATAATTAAAAGTAAGGTGAATTGGAAATAGTAAAGTTCTTTTGGTCCATCTTGACATAGGGGAGTAAACCATTcagtaaaaaaatgaaaaacaaaataaaatagagaagtaGACTATAACCCTATTTGAGATCATAACTTTATCAATCAATTATAATAAATAGTACTTACACCAATTGCTCTTGCTTCCTCATTGATATAGGAGCTATCCTTTTTTTTGTGCACTGTGTTCTATAACTCTCCTCTACCGACTCTTCTCCCTTGTTGTTCTGACGGTATCAACAAAGTTCAAGCCATCACCGTATTCCACACAACCAAGGTATCTTAAGTCATAGAAATTGTCCAACAAAGAGTGAATAAAAAAGTAATGTACATCTTCTTTCATCCGCCGTGCAAAGCTTTTTGATCCGCCAGTGTGGGTATATTGTTGTTTTGATCAATTAATCGCATTTTTCCTGCACTTctctgatgcaccactatttcgtggtacattttgtgcttaaattagtggattttatcaacttctttcacacttattcacataaAATACATAGTTTTGTGTCTCCTTCCTAATTTCACttaatggttgaaaacatgctttttagtccCTAAATAGGCTATATTTTAATGTCTCTCTATTGCCATTCGATTCCGTGATCtctttgttaagtgatttcagagtttataggggcaagaatggtctagaagagggaaaggaagcatgcataaatggaaggagcatgaaaaatTGAGCTTTGGAGCATTGgcattgacgcgcacgcatggccgacgcgcacgcgtgtgaGCTTCGATCTGGGATAGGCGTGCAAAAGTGGACGCATACGCATGGCTAGGCAGAATtctcatcgacgcgtatgcgtgcttgacgcatacgcgtgaatcgCAAAAACCcaaacgatgcgtacgcgtgacccacgcgtacacgtgatgctcggaacgtgacttcattaatgaaatcgtgATTGATGATTTCTGAGGAGCTTCAGGCCTAGTTTGATCTGAATTCTGGAGGGAAAAGACCCAAGGgatcaaggattgaaggggggatTCACACATTACACatttttttagctagtttttgcaGTTtatgtttctagagagagaaactccaacttctctctaggttttggctttctcaattttaatttcacttggatcctttggttagatatgaatttaattcaattttacaTTGTTCTAATTTGTAGATTTCATTCTTCTACTCTCATTTTAGTGTTCTTGTTACTCTAGCATTGTAAATCTTGGATTTAGATCTTGTTACTTTGACTTCTATTAAtacattgaggaatttcatgttcattattgttaattgcttgattgttgttaattgtttgtAGTAGATAGCTTCAATTCAaattctcttctcaatttcatgATGTCTTTCATTATTGTTCACCAAGTGCTTGAGAAAATGACAACTATAACTATGGAGTAGATCTTCACTCTTGACTTGGGGGTtgggtaattggagacacttaaATTGTTAATGCCttttgttgattgagaattggaaattactaattgatttgaatgacattaactctagtctttccttgggatttgactaggacttgtggactcaaattgattatctccacttgacttttcttcatagttagaggttgactaagtggagtaATAACCAATTATTGTCACAATTGTTAGAggcaatgaggataggaattccaattcccaCCCCTAGCCAAGGattttatattgattgattgtcattcaccTTTGCTTGATTTGAATTCTTGTGTCCCTTAGTCTTATTGTTACTTGTTCATTGTTTTAATTCAAGTCTATTTATATTTCTCGTATTCAATCTCAAAACACCAAGACAATTCCTAACCAATTATGTGCATCTTaaggcaactcctagggagaatgacttgggactaatactctcggttattgatttaAATTGTGGACACacattttctatgtttgatgcgTTATAGCTtattggtttagactatactcacgacggAATTTATTGGTAAAATTCTATACCGAAAAAATATCgcgcatcaaaatggcgccattgtcggggagttgcatatgtgtgccatgttgttggttggtgtaaatatgttGATATGTGAATACTTGCATTTTCCTTGATTGTTTGTTAGTTCAATTGTTAGTTAGGTTAATATTTGTTTAGTGCATTTTGTTGTCATGAGCTCTAtgcttctttcattgaatgatgcgttcaTTACCGGATCCAAGCTTAGCTACTTTTGATCCCGAAATTGAGAGGACTTTACTCCATATTAgacaagctcggcgtcggttggCCTTTGGAGGTGGTAAAAGGGTTCCTACCAATTCACCAACATTATCCGAGGTTGAATCGGAAGCGTCATTCGAAGAAGGGACTATCTACTCTTCCATTGATACTACTAATACCGCTTCCATTGATCTAGGTACCGATACTATGGCCGCCCCAAGAAGAGTCACTATTAAGGAGGCCGGTGCTCCGGACTTTGTTCTTCAACCGCTTCAAGTGCGTCATCCGGAGTTGAATGCTAATTTTGAGCTTAAGACTGCTTTGATTAATTTTCTACCCAAGTTTTATGGACTCTCCGCTCAAAATCCTATTAGACACCTTAGAGACTTTCAAGGTGTATGTTCAACAACTAAGCGGGAGGGTTCCAATGAGGTTGCTATTTGGTTGTCTGCCTTCCCATTCTCACTTGAGGGAAGAGCCAAATAGTAGTTCTACACTTTGCCTGATAAGATTGTTAGTGATTTAAACTTGCTTAGAAGGAAGTTTTTAGATAAATTCTTTCCTCCAGAAGTGACAGATAGGTCAAGGAAAGAGATTTTGTGCATTGTCCAAGGTGAAATGGAAACTCTATACAAGTAATGGGAAAGGTTTCGGAGGCTTCTTGACTCATGCcctcaccatatgattgacactctAGTGTTTATTAGCTACTTTTGGCAAGGAATGAAACCACAAGACAAGATCCTCTTGGATGCCTCAAGCAGTGGTTCCTTGACAAAGTATAGAACGGCAGAGGAAGCATGGCAACTAATCACCGATTTGGCTGAGTCCACCCAACATGCTAGACAAAGAAACAACCATCCAAGAGCTATTAATGAAgtttcttctagtggtgagaccgccGCCCTTACCAAGACCTTGGGGGAAATGACTAACATCCTCAAGCAACTCTAActtaatcaacaacaacctccacctcctcaacaacaacaaagtcAATAGTTGGTTCCTCAACGAGTGTACGAAATTTGCTCTTGTTACTCCTATTACACCGATGAATGCCCAAATCTCCAAGAGGATAATACCTTGGCAGCCACTAATGCCTACTACAACCGTCCAAACCAAGGGTATCaccaacaaggaggcaactataaTCAAGGGGGTAATtttaatcaaggttggcaagatagctccaaccaaggatggagggacaactataatcaAGGAGGAAGGGACAATGGCGGGAACCAAAGGTGGAATAACAACCACCAACAAAATCGATACCAATAAAACCCTCCATATCAACACCAAAACCAAGGCAAACCATACCAAACCTACCAAGCACCTCATCAAAGACAAGCACCTCAACTCAACCAACCACAAGCCCCCCAAATCACTTATCCCTCTTCTTTCTCCAACCAAGATGAGACACTCAGCTCCATTCTCCAAGGACAAAAGGAGCTTCAAACTACACTTGTCTCAAGCCTTACCGGTCTTACCTCTACCATCCAAGCCCTTCTTTCCCGTATGGAACCGCCCTCTACCTCTACCACCCAACCCTTAAGCTCTAGTGCACtaccttctcaacccttacccaaccccaagggtggcatcaatgccatcacatTGAGGTCCAGCACCaaattgcaagagaggagtcccaATGAGCCAAGTCCAATAGAGGGCACTCAAGATGAGGATGTAGTTGAGATAGAAGAAGTCGAAGAGGAGAATGAGGTACTAGAGGAAGTTGAAAAAGTGATTGCTCAACCAAGGGGCAGAATTCCTAAGGATGGGGATGTCTTGCAAGAAGCTACTCCAATTCCATTTCCCACATTGGCAAGGAAGACCAAGAAGCAAGTTGAGTTGGATCCTAAAATGGTGGAGAtattcaagaaagttgaggtaaccattcctctCTTTGATGATATCCACCAAGTCCCCAAATATGCCAAGTTTCTAAAGGACTTATGCATGAACATAGAGAAAattcatgatttagaaactattccattgGGAAGCTCAAGTTTCgctttaatgggtgatataccaGAGAAGTGTAGTGACCCCGGTCCTTGCCTAGTCACTTGCACCATAGATGGGATACAATTtgttgactgcatgtgtgatctagGTGCTTGTGTGAGCATCATGCCTTTGTCTGTCTATGAGGTCTTAAAGCTTCCACCGTTGAAATGGTCGGCCGCCCAGTTTATGTTGGCGGATAAAAGCATAATTTCTGTGGTTAGTATCGCGGAGGATGTTCTAGTGAGTATAAAGGGGTTGGTCTTCCCaattgatttttatattcttaagaTGCCCCCTAGTGACTCCGGAAGGACATCGTCTATCTTGCTTGGAAGACCGTTCTTAAAGACCTCCGGGTTCAAATTGGATGCATTTTCGGATACTTACTCGTTTGAGATCGATGGAAGAGAAGTGAGCTTTAAtcttgatgaagccatgagacacccaccggaggatcattctatcttctGGTGTGATTTGATTGATAATGTTGTGGCCGAAGTTCACCAAAATGATTTTGATGTAAAGAGTATGATTCAAGACTCAAGTGTGGGGAGTTCCCATGTATGTGAAGAAAACACCTTACAACCTCCGGtgcttgatgagggaaaaacgattccacacaaactcaccggcaagtgtaccgggtcgcatcaagtagtaataactcacaagagtgaggtcgatccctgATTTAAAcgaattgtcgtgtcggtatagaatttcacacaaaaagaattttcgttgcaagtatagttctacaccaacaaacaatcctcccattaaaaaatttggttgtcacaagtaacaaaccccaaataagaattaaccgaagtatttagactccgggtcgtctcacaaggaattgcaatgaagtgctcaattattggatATAAAGAGGTAAGGGGTTTTGATTTTTGTgttttggcaagaaaataaatggcaagaaaagtaaatgaacaatgaactaacaaaagaaatggaaaagaactcttgtctagacataggtaattgagatcaccatccttgtctacataccaaatattgataattatgagaggccaacctattaagtctacttctaaaagctttaagtacgtaatatctactcctaagcttgaagtacgtcaaataggcttgatcacatcaacccataagtcccaacctacccactaattagattagtagtgggttggtgtcaatgagtatcaaattgatcaccaagggttctcaaatcaccaaatcattgagatcCAATGActtaaggtcactcaattcccttagcctaggccaagagtaaagaaaactactcaaaaactaaaagaaacattttatcaaacacttagtatgcaaggaaagtaaacataacaaaatacaagaattaaaggaaacccataactatcaatagcaagaaatcaataatagtaagcaagatcaacataaaagaacatggaaacataaaattgcattaaagaaaattaagatccaacaattgttcataaacataaaaatggcaaaataaaggaaatgacaagtaaaactagaagaatagagatgtaataacaagaaattaaaaggaagaactaaatcaaaacaagaattataacttggatccaagaagaattaactaaaactaccctaaaatctagagagaggagagaacctctctctctagaattctaacactaaaacatgatgaaaactaaactatgactacttggttcattcccccctcaattcttgggttcaatagcatcagaaatgagttggattgggcccaaaatgagctacaaattgTTGGCCACATTTCATTTTTAATGGGCCATGTGCAGCATCGGCGTACACGCGTACATGGCACATGCGCGCCCTTGAACacaaagcaacatatggcaaattttatattattttgaagccccagatgttagctttccaacgcaactggaaccgcctcatttggacatctgtagctcaatttatggtcgattgagtgcgaagaggtcaggcttgatagctttacagttccttcatttcttcatgagttctcccactttgcatgcttttctcctcacttcttccatccaatacttgccttatgaacctgaaatcgcttaacaaacatatcaaggcatcaaatggaattaaagtgaattaaatttagctattttaaggcctaaaaagcatgttttcacatttaagcacaaatcaggggagaattgcaaaaccatactatttcattgaataaatgtgagaaaaattgataaaatctcccaaaataagcacaagataaatcacaaaattgggttttatcaaatctccccacacttaaaccaagcacgtcctcatgctaagaataaagaaagacaagaaaagggtatgaacatttattcaatgcaaagaaactatataaacctatctacatgcatgcaactaaatgcaatatgattctacctacttggttaaaagcaaatcaatctccaagaacacatatgaataAATAaggctaagtagtatgatgatccatgaatcctaccaattcaaatatcaaaatgaagttcaaatagacttgcaagaagaaagctcataaaagccgggaacaaggaattgagcatcgaaccctcaccagaagtgtatccgctctagtcgctcaagtgtatagggtcgattcgctcaattctcttctactcatgctttccatgatttatttttcatctaacaatcaataattattcaatgcatgc from Arachis ipaensis cultivar K30076 chromosome B09, Araip1.1, whole genome shotgun sequence includes these protein-coding regions:
- the LOC107615433 gene encoding uncharacterized protein LOC107615433 — its product is MNAQISKRIIPWQPLMPTTTVQTKGITNKEATIIKGGGINAITLRSSTKLQERSPNEPSPIEGTQDEDVVEIEEVEEENEVLEEVEKVIAQPRGRIPKDGDVLQEATPIPFPTLARKTKKQVELDPKMVEIFKKVEVTIPLFDDIHQVPKYAKFLKDLCMNIEKIHDLETIPLGSSSFALMGDIPEKCSDPGPCLVTCTIDGIQFVDCMCDLGACVSIMPLSVYEVLKLPPLKWSAAQFMLADKSIISVVSIAEDVLVSIKGLVFPIDFYILKMPPSDSGRTSSILLGRPFLKTSGFKLDAFSDTYSFEIDGREVSFNLDEAMRHPPEDHSIFWCDLIDNVVAEVHQNDFDVKSMIQDSSVGSSHGNKTEFNADEDDKQA